The segment AAAATATAAATTTCGATATGTTTGTTAAAAACGTTGATTCTAAAAACCAAGATTCAATATTAAGTACATCACCAAAATATATTATTTCTGTTATTGATATTAATGGTGAATCAAAAAAAATAAAAACATACTTAAAACCAAATGATGGAGGGTTAATAAATGATGAGGGTGAACTTTATGAATATGATGTTGATAATTTATATGCCTTTATCAATAATGACAAAGATATGGTATTTATACAGTATTTTGTTTTTGACCCTATTTTTAAAGAAATTGATGATTTTATTTTAAATTAATATGATGCTCCTTAACCTACATTATTTAAAATTTTAATAAAACATTATGATAATACAAAAATAAAATCAAAAATTGAAAGAAATAAAAAAATAATAACGTTATTTATATTATGATATAGCAGAAATATTTTAATTTTACTTCTGCTTTTTTTAAGTTATAGATAAATTTTGATAAATTTGATAAATTTTAAAACATAATCAAATGAATTTTGTTGTTTCAAGTACCGAATTATTAAATCATTTATTAACAGTTAATAAAGTAATTAGTTCAAAAAACACTCTTCCAATTCTTGATAATTTTTTAATTAATTTAAAAGAAAAAGAACTAACAATTACTGCTTCAGATTTAGAAACCACACTAATTTCTAAAATGACTCTTGAAAATGTTGATGGAGATGGAGAAATTGCAATTGATGCAAAAAGATTAACAAATATACTTAAAGAATTTTCAGACCAACCATTAACATTTAATATTGACACACAGACTCTTGCAATTGATATTTTGTCTGAAAACGGAAAGTTCAGTGTAGTAGGGCAAAGTGGAGAAGATTTTCCACAGTTGCCAAATTTAAAAGAAGATAAAGCTACTAAAATTCCATTAAAGTCAGAATTGTTGTTAAACGGATTGAGTAAAACAATATTTGCGACAGCAGATGACGAATTACGTCCGGTAATGAATGGAGTATTTGTTGAATTATCACCTGAAAATTTAACATTTGTTGCATCTGATGCACATAAATTAGTAAGATACAAAAGAGGATACACAGAATCTGAAATTAGTTCATCATTTATTTTACCACAAAAACCATCTTCTTTACTTAAAAATATTTTAAGTAAAGATGATAGTCCTGTTAATTTAGAGTTTGATGATAAAAATGCTTTTTTTCAGTTTTCAAATTTCAAGCTAACTTGTAGATTGGTTGAAGGAAATTATCCCAGCTACGAATCAGTTATTCCTGTTGACAATCCGAATAAACTTATAATTGACAGACAAGACTTTTACAATACCTTAAAAAGAGTTTCAGTTTTTTCAAATCAGGCAAGTAATCTAATTAAGCTTAGTATTACAGGTAATCAAATGACTGTTTCAGCACAAGATTTGGATTTTTCAATTTCAGCACATGAACGAATAAAATGTCAATATGACGGTGCAGAGATGGAAATAGGTTTTAAATCTATATTTTTAATTGAAATTTTATCAAACATATCTTCACCGGAGATAATAATTGAATTATCAGACCCATCAAGAGCGGGCATTATTCTCCCTGTTGAAAAAGAGTTTGAAGACGAAGATTTGTTAATGTTAATAATGCCGATGATGATAAACACATAAGATTAACTATTATTAAATCTGCATTATTAATAAGTTTTTGTATAACACTTAAATAATTCAAGTTAATTTTCAAAAATAAATAATCATATAATAAACTTTTTTATTTTAATTTGTATTATTTAAAAGCAATTAATTACATATAAAATGATCAAAAAAAGAATCTTATATTACATTATAATATTATCAATAATACCAAATTTTATTGCAACAACCAATATTTTTGGACAAGATGAAAGTGCAGAAACAGCATTAATTAAAAAATGGGCAGAAAATAGTTTTAGAAACGGTGATTATGAATTTGCTTTAGAAAATTATCTAAAACTTTATATGATAGATGATAAAAATATTACTTATAATTATCGTTTAAGTGTTTGTTATATTGAAACAAATATCAATAAAACAGCGGCAATACCTTATCTTGAATATGTAACAAGTTTTAAAGATATAAATAAAACTGCCTATTATTATTTAGGAAGAGCACATATGTACAACTATAGTTTTGAGCAGGCAGTAGAAGCATTTTATGAATATAAAGTATCCGGAGTTGATGAAAGAGTAATGGAAAAAGTAAACAGGTTAATTGAAATGTCATATTACGCACTTGAGTTAATGAACAACCCTAAAAATGTTACATTTGAAAGACTTGATACTTCAATAAATACTCCATTCAACGAAAGTAATCCCTTTATTACTTCAGATAATAAAACAATAGTTTTTTCATCTGATAGGGAATATGTAAAAGAATTAGATGAAAATATTTTAAATATTTATTTGAGTATTGATAAAAAAGGATACTGGGAAGGTGCAAACAAACTTGAAGTCTGTTCTTTTGATAATGAAAATATTGTTGGCATGACAAGCGATGGTCATCATATTTTAATGCACATTGATGGAGATTATGCAACTGATGATATTCATTTTATTAATAAAAAGGGTAGTAAATTTTATAAAGAACCATTAGAAAATCTACCATCAAAATTAAATACTGAAGATGTAGAAGATGGTGCTACCACAACTTTTGACGGAAAAACTTTATATTTCTCAAGTAATCGCGCTGGTGGATTTGGAGGTAGCGATATTTATGTTGTAAAAAGAAATCCGGATGGAAGTTGGGGAGAACCTGAAAATCTTGGTCCTGTTATAAATACCGAATATGACGAAAATTTCCCCAGTATTTCAAGTGATGGTAAATTATTGCATTTTGCTTCAAAAGGTCATGATGGAATTGGAGGTTATGATGTTTTTATGACAAGCTGGATTGATGATAACAAAGTCTGGTCTCCACCACGAAATAAAGGATTTCCTATAAATACTCCTTACGATAATACAAGCATATCATTTAGTGATAAAAAACATTTTTATGTAGCTGCAAATCGCAAAGAAGGTGTTGGACAATTAGATATTTATAAAGTAACTATAGGTGATGAAGCTGCCCAACCAACTATTATACAAGGAAATATCAATATTGGTACTCCACAATCATCTAAACCTTATTCCGCTGACTATCTAAAAGTTTTTGTTACGGTTTTCGATAAGTTTGGTAACATATACGGAAAATATAGTGTTGATGCAGGGAGCTTCTTCATAACTATTTACCCTGGCGAATACAAATTGGAAGTAAGGCTTGACGGCTCCGATAAACCCTATATTGAAAACCTTAACATTTCAGATCAAGGGTTTATTTCAAATGATATATTCCTTGAACCTGTTTATTAATCCAATAATTTATAAATCTCTTTAACATTTAATATGATTAATTCTAATAAAAAAATTCTATTTTTATTATTATTCATTATATTTATCAACCTTAAAACATTCCCGCAAGCTGCTGAACGTCAAGCCAATATAGATTTTAATGAGAGTTATTATGAAGAGGCTCTTAAAAGATACCTTGAAATTTATAAAAATGAATATGAAAATATTAAATATAATTACCGCATTGGAATTTGTTATTTATTTACAAATATAGATAAATCACTTGCCGTTCCTTATCTTGAATTTGTTGCAAATCAAGATATTAAAAATAAATCAATACATTATGATCTTGGTATTGCCTACCATTATGCTCAACAATATGACAAATCTATTGAAGCTTTTG is part of the Bacteroidales bacterium genome and harbors:
- the dnaN gene encoding DNA polymerase III subunit beta → MNFVVSSTELLNHLLTVNKVISSKNTLPILDNFLINLKEKELTITASDLETTLISKMTLENVDGDGEIAIDAKRLTNILKEFSDQPLTFNIDTQTLAIDILSENGKFSVVGQSGEDFPQLPNLKEDKATKIPLKSELLLNGLSKTIFATADDELRPVMNGVFVELSPENLTFVASDAHKLVRYKRGYTESEISSSFILPQKPSSLLKNILSKDDSPVNLEFDDKNAFFQFSNFKLTCRLVEGNYPSYESVIPVDNPNKLIIDRQDFYNTLKRVSVFSNQASNLIKLSITGNQMTVSAQDLDFSISAHERIKCQYDGAEMEIGFKSIFLIEILSNISSPEIIIELSDPSRAGIILPVEKEFEDEDLLMLIMPMMINT
- a CDS encoding PD40 domain-containing protein, translating into MIKKRILYYIIILSIIPNFIATTNIFGQDESAETALIKKWAENSFRNGDYEFALENYLKLYMIDDKNITYNYRLSVCYIETNINKTAAIPYLEYVTSFKDINKTAYYYLGRAHMYNYSFEQAVEAFYEYKVSGVDERVMEKVNRLIEMSYYALELMNNPKNVTFERLDTSINTPFNESNPFITSDNKTIVFSSDREYVKELDENILNIYLSIDKKGYWEGANKLEVCSFDNENIVGMTSDGHHILMHIDGDYATDDIHFINKKGSKFYKEPLENLPSKLNTEDVEDGATTTFDGKTLYFSSNRAGGFGGSDIYVVKRNPDGSWGEPENLGPVINTEYDENFPSISSDGKLLHFASKGHDGIGGYDVFMTSWIDDNKVWSPPRNKGFPINTPYDNTSISFSDKKHFYVAANRKEGVGQLDIYKVTIGDEAAQPTIIQGNINIGTPQSSKPYSADYLKVFVTVFDKFGNIYGKYSVDAGSFFITIYPGEYKLEVRLDGSDKPYIENLNISDQGFISNDIFLEPVY